A segment of the Devriesea agamarum genome:
AGCAAAGGCATTGCGCCCCAGCTTCGCGGCGGAGAACTGGTGATCCTCGAATCCACCTCCCCGCCCGGAGCAACCGAAGAGATGTCCCGCTACATTCTCGACGAGCGCCCCGACCTCACCGCCGCACCCGGCCTGCCCAATAGCGTGTACTTCGCGCATTGCCCCGAACGTGTCCTCCCGGGCCGGATCATGGTCGAAATGGTCGCCAACGACCGCATTATCGGTGGCCTGACCGCAGAAGCCGCAGAGATGGCCCGACAGCTATACTCTCGCTTCTGCCAGGCGCAGCTGCTATTGACCGACGCCACCACCGCCGAAATGGCGAAGCTCACCGAGAACTCATTCCGCGACGTGAATATTGCCTTCGCCAATGAGCTATCGATAATCTGCGACCACCTCGGAATCGACGTGTGGGAGCTGATTGAACTGGCCAACCACCATCCCCGGGTCAATATTCTTCAGCCCGGCCCCGGAGTGGGCGGCCACTGCATTGCCGTCGATCCGTGGTTCATCGTCTCTGCGGCGCGCGAGCAGGCACAGCTCATTGGCACCGCCCGCGAGGTTAACGACGCTAAACCGGACTTCGTGATCACGAAGGTCCTCGACAAAGCCGAGAAGTTTAAGGCACCGGTCATTGCCGCTCTCGGCATCGCTTTTAAAGCGGATATCGACGATCTGAGGGAATCCCCATCCCGGGATATCGCCTTGAAACTGGCAACGAAGATTCCCGACGGCCAGGTCCTCGTGGTCGAACCCAATATCTGTGAGCTTCCCGCCGATTTGGCCGACCGTGAAAACATTGAGCTGGTATCACTGGATGACGCTCTTGACCGTGCCGACATCGTGCTGGTGTTGGTCGATCACGAACCTTTTACGTCTGTGGACCGTAAACGCCTTGAGGAAAAGATCATTATCGATACGAAAGGGCTGTGGCGATGAGAGGTGGGCGATCCCGCCGGTTAATGCTGGCCATCGCCCTGCCCGGAGGGCTGGGTTTGCTGCTGTGGCTGGTCGCGATATGGATGGCGACCGGTCATGCCATCATCGCCCTCCTTGCCACGGCAGCAATCGCACTGTTCGCTCTCGCCACCGGGCTACTTGTGCTCAGTCTGCACCGCCACCAAGCGCGCCAGCTCACAGCGGTCGAAAAGCGTCTTTACAAGGAACTCACCCGGCTGGTCTACTTCACCCGCCGCACCCCAGCCATTGCCGGAACCGTCGGCCGACTGGCGCAACTCCAGTCCTCGGCTGAACACGCCGCTCAGCTGACCGGCCCGCAGCCGCATGCCACCGGCGCCGTCACCGCTTACCTGCCCGGCCAAACCAAAGGCCTCCCCATAAAGGCCCGGATTACCAGTGGTTTCAAGCTTCACGACAGCGCACCGGACGACATTGCTTTCGCACTGACTAAGCAACCTCTCAGCGTCACGATCCAGGAAGAGGGGCTTCGCCACCTCACCATGCGGGTGCAGTTGGAAGCCGCACCGCAAAGCCAGATCATTCGCGCCGGGATTGTCACGATCAAGGCATACAATGCTCGCGGCACAGAGCTTCCTCCGGTCTCAATGCTCAAGCATTCCCCCGAAGTCGGTCAGTACATCTACCTCGATCTCAATAAGCTCACCGACCTCACCTTAGATATTCCGCTCCCAGTCACCACTCAATCAGTAACCCTGGCGTTTTGCAGCTGGGCCGCCGAACCCGGGACTGTACGCATCCGCAATCTCATTGAGGCAAAAACCTCCGTAACCAGCGCCTCCGGTCCAGCCGCCGCGGGATCAGCGGCCATGCCGGCGGTAACCGCCCGCGACCGAGACCAGACCATCGCCGCGCCCCCGAAGCGGCGCATGCGCGATCTGCGGGTCGCGATGATCTGCGACGAATTTACATATAACTCTTTTAGCCCAGAATTCCATGCAATCCCCCTTGAGCCGTCAACCTGGCGGCAAACCCTTGAATCCGAGCCCGTAGATTTCTTTTTCTGCGAATCCGCATGGTCGGGAGTCAACTCCCAGACCCGGCCATGGAAGGGCCAGATCTATTCCAGCGTGAACTTCGCTCGGGAAAACCGCACCGAGCTTCTCAACATTCTCGCGTTTTGCTCAGAACACGGAATTCCCACCGTGTTCTGGAATAAAGAGGACCCCTCGCATTACGACGATAAAGTCCACAACTTTATCGACACAGCGAAACTATTCGACCATATCTTCACCACCGATGCCGACTGCGTTGAACGCTACCGTCGCGATCTCGGGCACAGCAGCGTGCACGTGCTTCCGTTCGCCGCGCAACCGAGGATTTACAACCCCCGTTCCACCGGCCACCGCAGTGACGACGTCCTGTTTGCGGGCTCCTGGTACACCTACCATGAACAGCGCTCCCAGGTCATGCAGCAGATCATGGACGGCATCGTGAGCCGGGGACTGAACCTCAAGATCTTTGACCGGTTCTTCGGAGGGGATGACCCCAACCACTTCTTCCCGGAGAAATACGCCCCCTTCTTACATCCCCCGGTCTCACACCGTCAGCTCGCCCAGGAATACCGCACGGTCAACTACGGTCTAAACTTCAATACCGTCACCGACTCCCCCACCATGTTCGCCCGGCGGATCTTTGAGCTTGCCGCCTCCAACGTCGCCGTTATATCGAATTGGTCAGCCGGAGTGGAGAGCATGTTCGGGGACTCGATCATGTATCCAGACCGCGACCCGTCCTGCCTCGACCTGCTCGGAACAGCTGACGGCGAGGACCGGCGCTACTGGGCCATGCTCACCACCTTGCGCGAGCACACCTACACCCAGCGCGTGGCCGACATCGTGAAAGTGCTTGGGTTGGACGTCGATATTCCCGGCCCCGGCCTGACCCTGCTACAAGCAGTGCATCACGAAACCGAAATCAACCAGCTGCTGCATCAGCGGCACACACTCGGGGACGCCGTATCGCACCACTGCTTCGTGCTGTCTAAGTCCATCCCCAACGACCGGTTGAGCGCGCTGTATCTCGACCTCAACCGCTATGGCTCAACCTGCGTCTCATCCGCGGTGCTGCGCACCCAGCCGGTGCGACTGGCATCCTTTGCCCCCGACGACCATGTGCTCCTGACCGATGCGAGGACGACCGTCGATCCGGCAGCCGTCCGAGACGCAACCGCCCATACGAGCTACGAGGACGGACCCATCAGCGTGCACAAGGCGACCCGAGAATTCTCCTACGTCTGCATTCCCAGCACACTGGGCACCGTCGTACACCGCGATGCGCTCGACCCGCGTGACCCCATCGGCGCGGATAAACCAATCGTCGCGTACCACCTCTGAGCCTGAAAACGAGACCACAGTGACCCTCGACGACCATCCCGCTCTCACCATCATCATTCCGTGCCACAATGCCGCGCAGAAAGTGCAGCCGTGCCTGTCCTCCCTGCGCGCGCTGAATGCGGTGCTGGACTCCCTAGAAGTCCTATTTATCGACGACCGGTCTGACGACAACACCGTCGATATCCTTCAATCTGCCGCCGCAACCCACCCCAACTGGCAGGTGATCACCCTAGAAGCCAACAGCGGGTCCCCATCGCGTCCGCGCAATGTTGGAATTAACGCCGCTCAGGGCCAGTACGTGCTGTTCATCGACGCCGACGACGAAGTGATCGTGGACTCCGTGCTGGCTCTGCTGCGCGACGCCCACCAGCACCACGCCGATATCGTGCGTTCCCCGCTGATCGTGGACAACGGCAAGTCGCGGTGGGTAGCAAACCGCATCACCGACTTCCCTCACGACGGCACGCACCGGGATCAAGTCATCTCGATCCTCACCCACCAGAGCACCACCGTCTCGACCATGGTCCGCACCCAACTGCTCAGAGAGCACGATGTGCGTTGGCCAGAAGACTTACGCATGGGAGAAGACACCGTCTTCCTCACCGCAGCGTTGCTGGCGGCAACTAGCATCCGATACGTCGACGAGCCGGTGCAGGTTTACCACAAAGCCGTCACCGCCCAGGCGTCCTCAACCCAGCAGTACGGAGAACGTGAACTGCGCAACCACCTCACCGTGTGGTCAGACGTAGACACCCTGCTGCGCCCATTGGATGTGCGCTTTTTCGACCTGCGCGGGCAGGTCGCTTTACAAAGCGTGTTTGAAGCGCTGCGCCTACACGGCACCGGGGACATCACCCGCGCCACACATACCCGTTTCCAGGAATACCTCACCTCCACGGTGGACTGTCTGAACCTCGACTCGCTGCGACCGCGCAACCGAGGATCCATTGCGACACTCCTGGATGGCTCCTATGAAGATTTCGTTCACGACTGCAAACCGCGGCTGCTTATCGCAGGCTACGACCTGAAATTTATCCGTTCCGCCGAGGAAAGCCTGTCCACCGAGTTCACCGTGCGCTATGACGAATGGTCCGGGCACGACACGCATGACCCGGCCACTAGCCGGGACTTGCTGGACTGGGCCGACGTGATCTGGTGCGAATGGCTGCTGGGTAATGCCGTCTGGTACGCCAAGCACAAGCGGGCCGAGCAGCGCCTGATCGTGAGGATTCACCGGTTTGAACTCACCCGGTCCTTCGGGCACCAGATCGCCATGGACACGGTCGATGCGTTCGTCGGGGTCAGCGTGCACACCCTGGAAGAGGCCATCCACACCTTCAACCTGCCCCGCGAAAAAACCGCTGTCATCCCCAATTACCTCGCCCTGGATAAATACACCGCTGCCGACCCTCACAATGAGTCACGCCCGTTTGACCTCGCCATGGTAGGGATCGTTCCAGCGCTCAAAGGGTATCGCCGAGCGTTAGACCTGCTGCTGGCCTTGCGCGCCATTGACTCGCGCTACACGCTGACGCTGTATGGCAAAACCCCCGACAGCCTGCCTTGGCTGATGCGTGACCCCGCTGAACGCAAGTATTTCGAGGACTGCGAGCACTTCATTGAGGACAACGGTCTCACCGATTACGTGCGCACCGCTGGATGGAGCGACTTGCGGTCGACCGTGCACCGTCACGGATTCGTGCTGTCGATGAGCGACCTCGAAAGTTTCCATCTGGCACCGGCGGAGGCGTTTGCCACCGGTAACCAGGGTGTGTTCGTGAATTGGCGCGGCGTTGAGTACATCTACCCGGCCCGCTATATTTTCTCCACGGTCGCCGAAATGGCGGCGTACATTGCGGCGAACCGAGATCTGACCACCTTCACCGCCAACGCTCAGGAGGGCGTGGCGCATGTGCGGGCACGATATGACGTCAGCGGTTTCACTGCATCGGTCAAAGATCTGGTGCGCCGCTCATAACGCCCGCCCTCACCGTGGGATCAGGAGCTCAGCGCTTGACCTCGACATCGAAGCGGTGCACGAGGAGGTCTTTCGCGCCTTCCCACGGCACAATATCGACCGATTTGAGGTAGCGCGGCTCATCCCATGACACGTTAAAGGTCGCAATATCCTGCTGCGACCGCAGCGGAATGTACACGTAATGCCCGTGCCCTTTGAACTCGGTGTAGTTCGCCCCGTGGACCTTAAACTTTTCCTCCTCGCGGAACGTCAGCACCATCAGCGCCCCCCGCAATGGATCCCGTGCAGTTCCCGTCACCGTGAGTTGCGCACTGACACCTTGGCACGGGCGTCCGATGTGATGACGCGCAACACCGTCCGAAGCCAGTGCATGGGGCTGCGCCAAGCTCAGGCGACAACCAGCATCCTTGCTCACCGACCGCAAGCCGACCCCCAGACGCCGTTCAAGCTCCCCGACCACAAAGCGATAAAAATCGGCGGAATAGTGATAGGAAGCCAGTCCCCATTTGTGCTGAGGATCAAATGAACACACCTCGTCGGGAACAAAGAGAACGGGCAGCCCCTCCTCCTGAACACGCTCAGCCAATTCCTGCATCGGCGAGCCAAAAGCCTCCTGCTGTCCTTTAATTTTACTGAGCGCGTCCGCATCGGCGTGCACTCCCGCCAGCGGGCTCGTCGCGAGCGGGGCCGCGATCAGCAACGAACGCTCCCGGCACCCGATGTCATCGAGAAGATCTGCGAAACTGCGCAGAGCATCATCGAAGAGCCGCATATACCGACGGCTTCCAAATCGGGTCAAACGACAGGTTTCTTTCCAACGGGCGACAAAGTCGGTTGAACGCAGTTCCACCGAGTTGGTGATCCGGCCCCCGCCCGGAGTCTCGTACACGCCATCGCGTTCATCCATCAGGTCCCACAGCAGCACATCACATTCTGGGGTGCGTTCACGCAGAACAACTGCCGCCGATCCCGCAATGTCACCCTCCACCATGCGGCGCTGAAACGGCGAGGTTAGACCCGAGGTATCGACATCGATCTCGACCGGACCGCCAAACGCGCTGAGCAACGACTGCCGGGCAATGTAGTGATCGACACTCACGTCATCGGTCGTGACAAATTCCAGAGCATCCCGGCTCACGCAGCTCCCATAGATAACTACCTTGGCAGATCTGCTCACGCCTCATCTCCTTCATGCTTTGGCTGAGTTTCCACCAGTTCCACTCCATCCACACGTATAAATACTGGGGCATTTCCCGCCCACCGACGCACCGAGCACTCAACACGCTGATTCGCACCACCCGGGACCGTCACCTCATATTCAAACATTGAGGTTCGGGAGTCTTGAACAATATAGATGTACCAAAATCCGCTCGGCGACCATGTCATTCCCGTTACCGGCTGATCGTGGCCGATACCATGCATGGCGATCAATACCCGATCACCTGACTCTTTGAGCACCTGTCCGCGAAAACGCATCGCCCCCTGGTTATCACTGTGCACACAAAAATCAAGAGCGTCCCCGAGACGATAAAACGGACCAAGGCTCGTAGCGCTCGCATATAACTCATTGTGCCGCTGAAGTGCCTGCGGATCTTCGCCTAAAACCTGACGCAAACGCTCAGGTTCCAGCGCAGGCCTCAGCCCGCGCCCCGTGCGCTGTTGGAGCACCAGATCACGGATGGCCATTTCCGCCGCGACCAACGCCGCACGGGCGGCCAATGCCTCCTGATCCTCAGCACCCTCGGGTTGAACCACAGCAGCTCCGCTCTGCTGTTGAACCGGCGCTGTCCCGGACTGATCGCCAGCCCCTGCGACATCCACATGGGGCGTCACAGTCTGCAACGGCGGATCGCCGATGAACTCTGCGACTATCCGCTCAATCTCCTCGCGCCGTCTCGCATCGAGCATGGTGGCCCCGAGTCGGTGCACCAGCACCACTTTGAAGATCGCACCGAGCTGGTACAGGTTTCCAAACGACCACTGACCAGAAGGCCGCATCACCAGGTCACCCACAGCTTGAACGTCGAGAAAATCCAGGTCTGAGGCCACATCTCGGATATAGTCGGCGACCCGACGCCGCATCCGTTCAAAGATGTCTATGCGCCACTGGTACCGACCGAATGCACTCTGCGACGGGAAAGCCGGATTGAAGTCAAAAGGTGGCTGCGGCGTACGTCGCAGCGGCAAACCCATCCGGTCGGCAAACTCGGCGGTTTGAGTCGGCCAGGCATCGCCCGCAAACGCTGCCGCTTCAATCGACTTATCGAATCTCCTCACAAGAAGGTAATGCAGCATTTGAGCTTGCGTAAACTCGGGCCGAACCCCGCCTAAAATACTGTGAATCCGACAATCCAGAAACGGATGAAATTCTGCAGCGCCAGCATGGCTGAGAGTAATCGAACCCGCGGTGTGCATGGGACTGCGGAGAACAAACTGTTCAGTCATTTCCAGCTTGGAATCCGGAACCCCGGCGAGCGCAACATCGAGCATCCCCATATAGAGCGACTTTAAATGCTGACGAGTATCGGCGGTGAGCAAGGTCGAGACCTCGAAAGCCTTCGCCCGCTGAGCCAGATAGGTGGCCCGATCCGGGTAGGTCGCTTTGGCTTTCATGCCGTATTGGTGTCCACCGATCAAGAGATCAGGCCGCAACTGTACTCGTTGCCGGTCGGCTAGCGATGTGCCGATAAAGTCCATCAGCACGTCATCGACCACGCTGCGAATGAGGTCTGGACCGCGCTGAATCAACTGTCTGCGATCAATGTGATGGCGATCTGTCAGCTGTGCCATCTCCATGACTTCATGGGCGGCCATAACGTCCGGCGCATACGGCTCGCCAAAGGTCATGAAATGATACCTGCGCAGGTGATCGCTGGTGCCCAGCAAACCCATAATGGCCCGGGAGTCCTTTCCCCCACTGAGCGAAATAGTTTTCCCTGCTTCGACCGTGGCGAGGAAATCCTCGATATCCGCGGCGAACTCATTCAGGCGATCAGCAACGTCGGCATCGGATATCGGCGTGTAACTCACGCCCTTACGCGGGGCGATTTCCGTGATCCCGTCCGGCTGGGCCACGTATTTCACGCCCGGGCGAGTCCTCGATACACCCTCAAGGTAATACTGGTAATCCCCGAGGTGGAACTTGTGGATCATCCAGGCTAAAGAGGTCCGGTTGAACCGTTCGCGTCCACTCAGCCACGGGCCCAGCAGCGCTTGATGGTTAGTCCAGATGAACTCATCGTCAGTCTGCGTGCTGAGCAGCTGATCTGTTCCAGGATGCCCCGCAAACACGGTGAGCTGGTCCTCTCGCACCATGAGTGCGAGGAGGCATTCGGGCACCGCGAGCGGATCTGAACCGTGCTTGTGGTCGGCCAGATCCACTGCTAAGCGGTCAAGGGTGCGCCGGGTGCGCTGTCCCTGCACGATGAGCAGGCCGCCGTCCTCTAGCGGGATGACCGAGGCATCCAAGGCCGCACCGTAGTGGAACAGGATGACCTCTGCAGCACCGCGCCGGTACACATCCACGCGGGGTTCGGTTTCGTACGGCAACCTGCGCCAGATGTCTTCGACGGCGGCGCATGACCGACCGGGTTTCGCCAGGCGGGCGAGAATCACCGACATCCGGGTGGCTCCGACATCGTTCCCGGTGTGTCTACAGAGGTGCCAGCAAAGGTGGGCGCGTGGATTCCCGCGCCGGTGGCGGTCTCGGTGCCCACGTCGAGGTTCAGGCCGGCGTTCACGTCGATGTCCGGCACAAAGTCAGCGGGCCGGGCACCGCCCAGGAACGCCCAGCGAATCGCCTCAAGGGTGCGGCGAGCCGCCAATCCGTCGCCGTAGGGATTCACCGCATTAGCCATCGCCCGATAGGCATCCTCGCAATCGAGCAGGCGTGAAACCTCATCCACCAGCCGATCCCGCTCCGTGCCCACGAGTTTGACGGTTCCGGCCAGAACCGCTTCGGGACGCTCAGTGTTATCGCGCATCACCAGAACAGGTTTACCCAGGCTCGGCGCTTCTTCTTGGACACCGCCAGAGTCGGTCAGCACCACGTCGGCCATAGCCAGAACCTTCGTGAACTCGGCGTACCCCAGGGGTTCGGTCATGATCACGTTCGGGAGACCCACCAGGGGTGGAACCATCGTCTGGCGCACCAGCGGGTTGCGGTGTAGCGGAAGCACCACCGTCAGGTCGGGATATTTCTCGGCGAGCGCGGCCACCGCGGAGGCGATATCTGACATCGCAGCACCCAAGTTTTCCCGCCGATGGGTGGTGACGAGAAGGACCTTGCGCTCACTGTCCGCCGACAGCCGTTCAAGACGTTCGTCGCTGAGCGTCACCTTGCGCGCCGACATGTGCAAAAGAGCGTCGATCACACTGTTTCCGGTGACGATCACGGCGTTCGGATCCACACCTTCTGCGACCAGGTTTGCTTTCGAGATCGCGGTGGGCGCTAAATGCAGCCGCGTGATTTGAGTGGTCAGTTTCCGGTTGGCTTCTTCAGGGAACGGCGAGTCAATGCAACCCGACCTGAGCCCCGCCTCCAAGTGGATCACGGGAATGCGCCGGTTAAACGCTGCAATGGCCGCGCCCATCACCGTGGACGTATCGCCTTGAACTATAACCGCGTCGGGGGCCTGCTCTTCCAGGACTCGATCTACGCCCTCGATCACCCGAGCCACAATGCCATTGAGGCTCTGACCGGCCGACATAATGTCGAGATCCCGGTCGGGAACGATTTCAAAAAGCTGATTGACCTGATCGAGCATCTCCCGGTGCTGGCCGGTGACAACCACGATGCTGTCCATGTCCTCGGCCATGTCAATGGCTTTGATGACCGGCGCAACCTTAATCGCTTCCGGCCTGGTGCCGTAAATGGTCATAACACGCATGGACACCTGATCTCCTTCATCGGGGTCAATTCCTTCGTGAGGCCTCTATTTCCTCAACGAAAGACCTATCTTCCTTGGCGGGACCCATTTCTTGAGCGGGCCTATATCCCTCATGGAGCCTCTCCTCCATGAGCACGATGGTGCTGACCATAAGGGTCAAGGGCTTGCGTTTCGATCACCGGCGCCTCACCAAAACGACGATGACGACCCCGAATACTCTGCCTGCGGGCAGGCACGTTCTGCGGCAATTTGATACGTTCAGGCGGAGCCGGGGCGCGGGTAGACTCCCCCTCTTCCATCGCTGCTTGCAGCAAGCTTGCGGCTTTAGCGGTATCGCCCTGGGCGAGGTTATGCGCGAACCAGCGATATTTGCGCGCAACGGTAACCGCTTCCCCATCCATCACCATGCGCCCGTGATCCATCCAGATGGCCCGGGTGCACATTTCCTCAATGGCTTGGGCCGCATGGTTGACCAGGAATACGGTGCCCGCCCGTTCGAGCATCTGTTTCATGGCGCGTTTTGAACGATCCATGAACACGGCATCGCCCGTCGCTAACGCTTCGTCGATCATTAAGATTTCGGGGCTGGCGGCCAGCGAGATCGCGAACCGCAACCGTGCCCCCATGCCGGAGGAATAGGTCTGCATCGGCAGATCGATGGCATCTCCGAGCGCAGACAGTTCCACCACCGAGTTGAACGCTTCATCGGCCTGCTCCGGAGTCATCCCCATAGCAAGGCACCCGAGTCTGATGTTCTGGGCTCCGGTGAGATGCGGAATCAGCGCGGCGCTCACACCCAGCAGCATCGGCCTGGCACTGGTGAGCACACTGCCTGACGTGGGTGCTTCAAGCCCAGCCAGAACCCGCAGCAGCGAGCTTTTGCCGGAGCCGTTGCGACCGATAATGCCGACGAATTCCCCTTCGGTCACGGAGAACGACACGCCTCGCAGCGCTAGCACACTCACCCGCTGGCGACGGGCACCTAGACGCACGCGAAGACCACGAGATGTTCCCGGCCGAGAGACTTTGGTCGTGGTGTAGCGCAGTCGCACATCGTCGGCGACCACGGAGATTCTGTCGCTGCGTTGCAGGTCCGCTGCCGGGGCCGCAGTGGGGCGGGAGGAGTCTTTGCCCGCGGGCCACAGGTTTCGCATCTCACTGTCCGCCGCCATACTTCGCCTCCTTCTTCCAAAAGAAGATGAATCCGACGACGGTTAGGGCGATACCCCAGCCGAGCAGAACTGCCCACTCTGACCAGTGCGGCCATACCCCCTGCATCAAAATTTCGCGATACATGGTCAAAGCCGCGAAGAGCGGATTCAGGTTGAGGATTGTCACTACCACGGTGTGGTCGAGGAACCGGTCGATCGGGAACAGAACTCCTGAGCCGTACATCAAGATCCGGCTCACAAACCCCATGGCATGGGCCATATCGGGAAAGACGAACCCGATCCGGGCAACGACCAGGGTCATCCCGACGTTGAGTAGGGTCTGCGCCAGCAGCACCACGGGCAGAAGGAGCCAGGTGAGTGTAGGCAGCTCATGCGTGGGAATCACGATGATGGAGATCAGCATGACCACCACCACCGGAACCAAATTG
Coding sequences within it:
- the wecC gene encoding UDP-N-acetyl-D-mannosamine dehydrogenase, giving the protein MNAMDTVCVIGLGYIGLPTAAVLAQAGTRVIGVDVNTQNVAAINAGKVPFVEPDLETTVAGVVAQGRLTAQTDTPEADAYIVAVPTPFQGDHEADLSYIKAASKGIAPQLRGGELVILESTSPPGATEEMSRYILDERPDLTAAPGLPNSVYFAHCPERVLPGRIMVEMVANDRIIGGLTAEAAEMARQLYSRFCQAQLLLTDATTAEMAKLTENSFRDVNIAFANELSIICDHLGIDVWELIELANHHPRVNILQPGPGVGGHCIAVDPWFIVSAAREQAQLIGTAREVNDAKPDFVITKVLDKAEKFKAPVIAALGIAFKADIDDLRESPSRDIALKLATKIPDGQVLVVEPNICELPADLADRENIELVSLDDALDRADIVLVLVDHEPFTSVDRKRLEEKIIIDTKGLWR
- a CDS encoding CgeB family protein is translated as MRGGRSRRLMLAIALPGGLGLLLWLVAIWMATGHAIIALLATAAIALFALATGLLVLSLHRHQARQLTAVEKRLYKELTRLVYFTRRTPAIAGTVGRLAQLQSSAEHAAQLTGPQPHATGAVTAYLPGQTKGLPIKARITSGFKLHDSAPDDIAFALTKQPLSVTIQEEGLRHLTMRVQLEAAPQSQIIRAGIVTIKAYNARGTELPPVSMLKHSPEVGQYIYLDLNKLTDLTLDIPLPVTTQSVTLAFCSWAAEPGTVRIRNLIEAKTSVTSASGPAAAGSAAMPAVTARDRDQTIAAPPKRRMRDLRVAMICDEFTYNSFSPEFHAIPLEPSTWRQTLESEPVDFFFCESAWSGVNSQTRPWKGQIYSSVNFARENRTELLNILAFCSEHGIPTVFWNKEDPSHYDDKVHNFIDTAKLFDHIFTTDADCVERYRRDLGHSSVHVLPFAAQPRIYNPRSTGHRSDDVLFAGSWYTYHEQRSQVMQQIMDGIVSRGLNLKIFDRFFGGDDPNHFFPEKYAPFLHPPVSHRQLAQEYRTVNYGLNFNTVTDSPTMFARRIFELAASNVAVISNWSAGVESMFGDSIMYPDRDPSCLDLLGTADGEDRRYWAMLTTLREHTYTQRVADIVKVLGLDVDIPGPGLTLLQAVHHETEINQLLHQRHTLGDAVSHHCFVLSKSIPNDRLSALYLDLNRYGSTCVSSAVLRTQPVRLASFAPDDHVLLTDARTTVDPAAVRDATAHTSYEDGPISVHKATREFSYVCIPSTLGTVVHRDALDPRDPIGADKPIVAYHL
- a CDS encoding glycosyltransferase gives rise to the protein MTLDDHPALTIIIPCHNAAQKVQPCLSSLRALNAVLDSLEVLFIDDRSDDNTVDILQSAAATHPNWQVITLEANSGSPSRPRNVGINAAQGQYVLFIDADDEVIVDSVLALLRDAHQHHADIVRSPLIVDNGKSRWVANRITDFPHDGTHRDQVISILTHQSTTVSTMVRTQLLREHDVRWPEDLRMGEDTVFLTAALLAATSIRYVDEPVQVYHKAVTAQASSTQQYGERELRNHLTVWSDVDTLLRPLDVRFFDLRGQVALQSVFEALRLHGTGDITRATHTRFQEYLTSTVDCLNLDSLRPRNRGSIATLLDGSYEDFVHDCKPRLLIAGYDLKFIRSAEESLSTEFTVRYDEWSGHDTHDPATSRDLLDWADVIWCEWLLGNAVWYAKHKRAEQRLIVRIHRFELTRSFGHQIAMDTVDAFVGVSVHTLEEAIHTFNLPREKTAVIPNYLALDKYTAADPHNESRPFDLAMVGIVPALKGYRRALDLLLALRAIDSRYTLTLYGKTPDSLPWLMRDPAERKYFEDCEHFIEDNGLTDYVRTAGWSDLRSTVHRHGFVLSMSDLESFHLAPAEAFATGNQGVFVNWRGVEYIYPARYIFSTVAEMAAYIAANRDLTTFTANAQEGVAHVRARYDVSGFTASVKDLVRRS
- a CDS encoding DUF6270 domain-containing protein; this translates as MSRSAKVVIYGSCVSRDALEFVTTDDVSVDHYIARQSLLSAFGGPVEIDVDTSGLTSPFQRRMVEGDIAGSAAVVLRERTPECDVLLWDLMDERDGVYETPGGGRITNSVELRSTDFVARWKETCRLTRFGSRRYMRLFDDALRSFADLLDDIGCRERSLLIAAPLATSPLAGVHADADALSKIKGQQEAFGSPMQELAERVQEEGLPVLFVPDEVCSFDPQHKWGLASYHYSADFYRFVVGELERRLGVGLRSVSKDAGCRLSLAQPHALASDGVARHHIGRPCQGVSAQLTVTGTARDPLRGALMVLTFREEEKFKVHGANYTEFKGHGHYVYIPLRSQQDIATFNVSWDEPRYLKSVDIVPWEGAKDLLVHRFDVEVKR
- the wecB gene encoding non-hydrolyzing UDP-N-acetylglucosamine 2-epimerase — its product is MRVMTIYGTRPEAIKVAPVIKAIDMAEDMDSIVVVTGQHREMLDQVNQLFEIVPDRDLDIMSAGQSLNGIVARVIEGVDRVLEEQAPDAVIVQGDTSTVMGAAIAAFNRRIPVIHLEAGLRSGCIDSPFPEEANRKLTTQITRLHLAPTAISKANLVAEGVDPNAVIVTGNSVIDALLHMSARKVTLSDERLERLSADSERKVLLVTTHRRENLGAAMSDIASAVAALAEKYPDLTVVLPLHRNPLVRQTMVPPLVGLPNVIMTEPLGYAEFTKVLAMADVVLTDSGGVQEEAPSLGKPVLVMRDNTERPEAVLAGTVKLVGTERDRLVDEVSRLLDCEDAYRAMANAVNPYGDGLAARRTLEAIRWAFLGGARPADFVPDIDVNAGLNLDVGTETATGAGIHAPTFAGTSVDTPGTMSEPPGCR
- a CDS encoding ABC transporter ATP-binding protein — translated: MAADSEMRNLWPAGKDSSRPTAAPAADLQRSDRISVVADDVRLRYTTTKVSRPGTSRGLRVRLGARRQRVSVLALRGVSFSVTEGEFVGIIGRNGSGKSSLLRVLAGLEAPTSGSVLTSARPMLLGVSAALIPHLTGAQNIRLGCLAMGMTPEQADEAFNSVVELSALGDAIDLPMQTYSSGMGARLRFAISLAASPEILMIDEALATGDAVFMDRSKRAMKQMLERAGTVFLVNHAAQAIEEMCTRAIWMDHGRMVMDGEAVTVARKYRWFAHNLAQGDTAKAASLLQAAMEEGESTRAPAPPERIKLPQNVPARRQSIRGRHRRFGEAPVIETQALDPYGQHHRAHGGEAP